One region of Diabrotica undecimpunctata isolate CICGRU chromosome 6, icDiaUnde3, whole genome shotgun sequence genomic DNA includes:
- the LOC140442772 gene encoding uncharacterized protein: MNSLVIVAIFSCLALANAGTIVQGPSAKSTVVGVDGSVISAVAPGGQIIADEHPGVVAHSAPIVAAYSHPVVTAHAAPVVAAYSAPLVNPHAASVVSVHSAPLVAAHAAPVVSAYSHPVVAAPLVAAHSAPVVAHGVVNHREVDTVVAGPSGTITTSKLVASPAVLPAYGVVGHGVHGQYY, encoded by the exons ATGAACTCCTTG GTAATTGTTGCAATTTTCTCCTGCTTGGCTTTGGCAAATGCAGGCACCATCGTTCAAGGACCAAGCGCCAAATCTACGGTTGTAGGTGTTGATGGCAGTGTTATTTCGGCTGTAGCCCCTGGGGGACAGATCATCGCAGATGAGCATCCTGGAGTAGTTGCCCACAGTGCCCCAATAGTTGCTGCGTATTCTCACCCAGTAGTAACCGCTCATGCTGCCCCAGTAGTAGCTGCTTACTCTGCACCACTTGTAAATCCACATGCTGCCTCAGTAGTTTCTGTCCACTCTGCTCCTCTTGTAGCGGCCCACGCAGCCCCAGTGGTTTCAGCTTATTCACATCCAGTAGTTGCTGCTCCATTAGTAGCTGCCCATTCTGCTCCAGTTGTTGCTCATGGAGTAGTTAACCATAGAGAAGTTGATACAGTAGTAGCCGGACCCTCCGGAACTATTACAACCAGCAAACTTGTTGCCTCTCCTGCCGTACTTCCTGCGTATGGAGTAGTTGGCCATGGAGTTCATGgacaatattattaa
- the LOC140442773 gene encoding uncharacterized protein, with amino-acid sequence MNSLVIVAIFSCLALANAGTIVQGPSAKSTVVGVDGSVISAVAPGGQIIADEHPGVVAHSAPIVAAYSHPVVTAHAAPVVAAYSAPLVNPHAASVVSVHSAPLVAAHAAPVVSAYSHPVVAAPLVAGHSAPVVAHGVVNHREVDTVVAGPSGTITTSKLVASPAVLPAYGVVGHGVHGQYY; translated from the coding sequence gtaattgtAGCCATTTTCTCCTGCTTGGCTTTGGCAAATGCAGGCACCATCGTTCAAGGACCAAGCGCCAAATCTACGGTTGTAGGTGTTGATGGCAGTGTTATTTCCGCTGTAGCCCCTGGGGGACAGATCATCGCAGATGAACATCCTGGAGTAGTTGCCCACAGTGCCCCAATAGTTGCCGCTTATTCTCACCCAGTAGTAACCGCTCATGCTGCCCCAGTAGTAGCTGCTTACTCTGCACCACTTGTAAATCCACATGCCGCCTCAGTAGTTTCTGTACACTCTGCTCCCCTTGTAGCGGCTCACGCAGCCCCAGTGGTTTCAGCTTACTCACATCCAGTAGTTGCTGCTCCATTAGTAGCTGGCCATTCTGCTCCAGTTGTTGCTCATGGAGTAGTTAACCATAGGGAAGTTGATACAGTAGTAGCTGGACCATCCGGAACTATTACAACTAGCAAACTTGTTGCTTCTCCTGCCGTACTTCCTGCATATGGAGTAGTTGGTCATGGAGTTCATGgacaatattattaa